The following are encoded together in the Argopecten irradians isolate NY chromosome 5, Ai_NY, whole genome shotgun sequence genome:
- the LOC138322767 gene encoding uncharacterized protein isoform X1 translates to MGNREKFTSELMTEMTDKKVKKNWKVMKVSLEKVAAILYESKKILIDVMVIVKIHDHDVMLTRPSSMTKALQPETSVEFHYLWMPSGKSLEHSSNRSLAQTACYRPYF, encoded by the exons ATGGGAAACAG GGAGAAATTTACCTCTGAACTGATGACAGAGATGACTGACAAGAAGGTCAAAAAGAACTGGAAGGTCATGAAAGTATCACTAGAAAAAGTGGCTGCCATTCTATATGaatcaaagaaaatattaatt GATGTTATGGTGATCGTGAAAATTCATGATCATGATGTCATGCTGACCAGACCTTCTTCAATGACAAAGGCACTGCAACCAGAGACATCAGTAGAG tttcattACTTGTGGATGCCATCGGGAAAGTCACTTGAACACAGCAGTAATAGATCACTCGCACAGACAGCATGTTATAGGCCATATTTCTGA
- the LOC138322767 gene encoding uncharacterized protein isoform X2: MGNREKFTSELMTEMTDKKVKKNWKVMKVSLEKVAAILYESKKILIDVMVIVKIHDHDVMLTRPSSMTKALQPETSVEVTDVEVSLLVDAIGKVT, from the exons ATGGGAAACAG GGAGAAATTTACCTCTGAACTGATGACAGAGATGACTGACAAGAAGGTCAAAAAGAACTGGAAGGTCATGAAAGTATCACTAGAAAAAGTGGCTGCCATTCTATATGaatcaaagaaaatattaatt GATGTTATGGTGATCGTGAAAATTCATGATCATGATGTCATGCTGACCAGACCTTCTTCAATGACAAAGGCACTGCAACCAGAGACATCAGTAGAGGTAACTGATGTTGAAG tttcattACTTGTGGATGCCATCGGGAAAGTCACTTGA